From one Lysinibacillus sp. G4S2 genomic stretch:
- a CDS encoding FusB/FusC family EF-G-binding protein produces the protein MEKQTIQPFLTVANYHLLEQQMNKILQTLATTNDKSVILAVRGIVDSEITAKLALPTAEAQLIEQLLGVTDRAKGEDYLEQLKPYVIPFKAVTASTLKSLFKKEKKLKLPKLEDMDFQQICYLAWDDHGTHRKYVVIEQDEQLKAIKGIFSNNIIKGICAICNRHSDVGLFTTSVKGQVVGTFTNHSNYICADSQKCNQHVTDIEKTQAFFERITQ, from the coding sequence ATGGAAAAACAAACAATTCAGCCGTTTTTAACGGTCGCAAATTATCATTTACTTGAGCAGCAAATGAATAAAATTTTACAAACACTTGCTACGACAAACGATAAAAGCGTCATCCTTGCCGTTCGTGGCATAGTTGATAGCGAAATTACTGCAAAATTAGCACTGCCCACTGCGGAAGCACAGCTCATCGAACAACTTCTCGGTGTTACAGATCGTGCAAAAGGTGAAGACTATTTAGAGCAATTAAAACCATATGTCATCCCGTTCAAAGCAGTTACTGCAAGCACACTGAAAAGCCTATTTAAAAAGGAAAAAAAGCTAAAGCTACCAAAGCTTGAAGATATGGATTTTCAGCAGATTTGTTATTTAGCTTGGGATGATCATGGAACACATCGAAAATATGTCGTAATTGAGCAAGATGAACAATTAAAAGCGATTAAGGGAATTTTCTCTAACAATATAATTAAAGGAATATGTGCAATATGTAACCGCCATTCTGATGTTGGCCTATTTACTACTTCTGTAAAAGGGCAAGTCGTTGGAACGTTCACGAATCATAGTAATTACATTTGCGCAGATAGCCAAAAATGCAATCAACATGTAACGGATATTGAAAAAACACAAGCATTTTTCGAGCGCATTACACAATAA
- a CDS encoding class I SAM-dependent methyltransferase has product MLNQQGFNLWADGYDKTVQLSEESNQYPFAGYKTVLNTIFNEVMHSPKSTILDIGFGTGVLTAKLYDNGHAINGFDFSSKMIEIAKEKMPEANLIEWDLSKGLPAALLHQKYDAIISTYALHHFTDDMKVQYITALLQQLTPQGKIFIGDVAFETRAQLEKCRQDSIDYWDDDEFYFINEELSLLLKDLCQIDFYPISHCGGVFVISN; this is encoded by the coding sequence ATGCTAAATCAACAAGGATTTAATTTATGGGCTGACGGGTACGATAAAACGGTTCAGTTAAGTGAAGAAAGTAATCAATATCCATTTGCAGGATACAAAACAGTATTAAATACAATTTTTAACGAAGTCATGCACAGTCCAAAATCAACAATATTAGACATTGGCTTTGGCACAGGTGTATTAACGGCAAAGCTTTATGATAATGGCCATGCGATCAACGGATTCGATTTCTCCTCAAAAATGATCGAAATCGCCAAAGAAAAAATGCCAGAAGCAAACTTAATAGAGTGGGATTTGTCAAAGGGGCTGCCAGCAGCGCTTCTTCATCAAAAATATGATGCCATTATTAGCACCTATGCGCTGCATCATTTTACGGATGACATGAAAGTGCAATATATCACAGCATTATTACAGCAATTAACACCACAAGGAAAAATTTTCATTGGCGATGTCGCTTTTGAAACAAGAGCGCAACTTGAAAAATGTCGTCAAGACAGTATTGATTACTGGGACGATGATGAGTTTTACTTTATCAATGAAGAGCTAAGTCTTTTATTAAAAGATCTTTGTCAAATAGATTTTTACCCAATTTCGCATTGTGGTGGGGTTTTTGTTATTTCGAATTAA
- a CDS encoding MarR family transcriptional regulator: protein MITDINNYFTSIFYHLHTTHEEVISHQSVRILQMIQKEDEVTVRDIAGLLNISQNTASEHVKKLERSGWVKKERSNDDQRKVILHLTAEGLQIVKKNTELDEDKLQQALNQLSEQEQQTILQAFRLLCEVSK, encoded by the coding sequence ATGATTACAGATATAAACAACTATTTTACATCAATTTTCTATCATCTACATACAACACATGAAGAAGTGATTTCACATCAAAGCGTGCGTATTTTGCAGATGATTCAGAAGGAAGATGAAGTAACTGTGCGTGATATTGCAGGCTTACTGAATATTTCTCAAAATACAGCGTCTGAGCATGTCAAAAAACTAGAGCGTAGTGGCTGGGTGAAAAAAGAGCGTTCCAACGATGATCAACGCAAAGTAATTCTTCATTTAACAGCTGAAGGTCTTCAAATCGTTAAGAAAAATACAGAATTGGATGAGGACAAACTACAGCAAGCATTAAATCAGCTATCAGAACAAGAACAACAAACGATTTTACAGGCATTTCGTCTATTATGTGAGGTGTCTAAATGA
- a CDS encoding DUF3147 family protein, with amino-acid sequence MYTLVKILCSAAIIGIVTEVARRFPSYGGMIAALPLVSILSIIWLTVQSESSEHIQRFTYGVIVGLPATMFMLFVIYMAMKSSIHIVFAIGLGIVSWAVFLGIQKAIAGVFNISI; translated from the coding sequence ATGTATACACTAGTGAAAATTCTCTGCTCGGCAGCCATAATTGGTATCGTAACAGAGGTTGCTAGAAGATTTCCTTCCTATGGTGGCATGATCGCAGCACTACCACTTGTCAGTATTTTAAGTATCATTTGGCTAACAGTACAAAGTGAGTCGAGTGAGCATATTCAGCGATTTACTTATGGTGTAATCGTTGGACTACCAGCAACTATGTTCATGCTATTTGTTATTTATATGGCGATGAAATCATCGATCCATATCGTTTTTGCCATTGGACTAGGGATTGTTTCGTGGGCAGTATTTCTTGGTATTCAAAAAGCGATTGCAGGTGTATTTAATATTTCTATTTAG